In Populus alba chromosome 4, ASM523922v2, whole genome shotgun sequence, the genomic window AGAAGTTCAAGTTTTCCATCAATCCACAAGGAAAAGCGGGCATTCGGAAACATTCTATGTGATAGAAGCTTTGGAACCTGTCATGGGCAAAACAATGGTTACCAAGTCAGTTAAAGTACAAGCTAGTGTAAACTAGCCATTAGTGACCCATGCGCCTGCTGCtgattttggaaaataaaataattctagctctcaaaataaaatttcttttgatttacaAATGAAAGCTCAAAAgctattttctttcaaatgtcGTCTCAAATTCTCAATGTTCCTTAAGATAAATAcatcatacaaaaaataagctGGTTCACTTTTTATCTTTTGGTGGTAGTGTGGAAAGCAGGTGTGGGGGTTGGAAGGATTAATCAATAATTGTTGCATACAACTTCTTGGTTCTGGATGTGATGgaaaaaatcaagttcattCAACCATTTGCATCTCCCTTCCATTCATGATGGATCAAAAAGAAGTGAAAGGATTAAAGCTACAGTGTTATCGATGACCAAATGGACAACCAATAAGCCAAATGTGGACAGCAGAAGTTGTCCAAAACTGAAGTTGCAGGTTGAAGTTTTTGACAAGTACCTTTCCATTGCGCCTTCCATCTGCGTAAGGAAGATTATGGACAACAACAATTCTCCATAAACCGATTTTCCTGCTGTCATCAAGACCACTGTTGTTCTTTAAATATGCTTCTGTTTCTTCATCAACAAACATGAAGAAGCAGACAGTGTTCTTGGAGTATTCACTAATATTATGTGGTTGTTGTATATCATCAAAAGCTCCTAAGAGGAAGAAAACAAGATCGTTTAATTAGCAAACCATCAGCTTAACAGAGGGAAGGGTAAGTTGGGATCCCATTACACAGAGCGATACCAAATATTGCTGAGGCAACAACAACACCGTGGCACTGGTCCATCGCCTCGAGATCAATTTCATCCATGTCAAATCCTGTATTCTGGCCAGGTCTTTTCCCTTGGACAAATCTGATCAGTGCACGTGCATTCAATAAATATGTCGGGTGAGCAGTTATAAGTTGGCAACAGGTAGAGAAATTGGTACAAGAATTAGTTAATGGAATgattagtataaaaatataaagtcaGTTGGAATTCCAAAGGAACAGCCTTCAATATTCATAAATATGTAAAAGATCTTTGGGGAGAGACCATACCCACAATGCACACTCATTGACTCTCTAATATGATAAGAGTCACTTCTATGCTTCAAAGTAGGATATCCACCAAAATCTGAGCCTCCAAAATCTCTTTCCCCGCTTAGAAGATCCTCATAGATATATGTCAAATTCTTGATTACTGGAGAAAACGAGGGGACCTTCGGCATTAAAGCAATGGCTTCTTCCACAGGAAGGTAACAAACAGGACATGctgaaacataaatgaacaggAAATCTCAGGAGCATCAGTGAGATTTCATTAATCAGATATTATATGTCTAAGCACCTCAGCATACAGGAAGGTAACATACAGACATGCTGATCCATAAACAAACAGGAAATCTCAGGAAATCCCTGTCAGCTTAGAATGTTACAAATTATAGCATGTGAGCAGTCTATAACTAATGGCTGTTTAaccaaaaaaggaagaaaaaaatctagaagACAACATTTTAGGGGAGGGAAGGCACTTACGCCTTGGTCCGGTTCTTTTTTTATCTGCTGGTGGGGGAGGTAAAGTAAAACTATTACATGGATGCCCTGGAGGAAGGGTGTACCCCAGAAAATatgcaggaggaggaggaggcaaACTAATATCTGAAATTATTCCTTGAAGAAAAGAAGTCTTGTTCTCAATACGGCTTAAGGACACTGAGGCATTGACACTAATATTAGGAGGACGGCCATCTTCCTGCGCATCTTCACCTGCAAACAAGGAAAAATTAAGATGTTATTTCCAGCAGTGCAATCAAACTCAAAAAAGACCACAACATGGACAGCTCTATCAAGGGTGGAATGCGGTGAAGGCTCGAGAAGTGAATAAAActgaatattttcaaaatttattaaaaataaacaccacTCAATGGAACCAATAACCATAAGCACGTCATCAACGAGATGAGGGCATTGATCTCCCAGCTAATGTAATAAGAGCAAAGTATGAACGAACTAAACAACACATTTCCCAATTCAAACAATCAACTGAAAGAATTGCAAGAATCACATAACAGCCTATAAGGACCAAATCGACACAGCACCAGCAATGAATTTATGCGTTCTTCTAAACTAACAAACAAACTTAATAACCACTATAATCACATATCCTATGATTGAACACATCAATATCCACGCAATAACATCATATAGATAAAGTCATACCTTTTCCTACATACAAAACCCAGACAAAAACCGCGGCAGAGATGACACAAAGGAACAGCATTCCGACCTTTTTTCTACCAGCAAACTTGACGATCCAATGGAAGAGACTCTCTTTCTCCTTGAACATCTTTGCAGGCTTACTACGGCCAGTTGTTTGCATAGAAAAGGGGGCGCCACTAAGACCACCATTACCATTCTGTTGTAGTAGTTGTAGTTGCTTGTCCAATGAACCATAGCTACCAGAACGGATCCCCAATGACCCTCCAGTCATTGTCTTTCCTTAAACCTCACACAAAACAACACCCCCTCTCATCTCATCTCAAAAACCCCACTTGTTTTTGCCAACATTAGAATCAAATACTATCAAGAATTCATCAACAGATAATGGGTTTAACGAGGAAAACAATCAAGACCCACTTCACCAAATTGGCCAAAgatggtttttcttttgttcttgaaCACACTATCAATGCTCTGAATTCaagaaacaaagcaaaacagTTATAACCCACTTCACCAAATCGCCCTCCGGGGCACCTTCAAAATTTCACTCTCCGGAACCAAATTATACTTCAAATCcaaaatctggacaattgaaaagAGCTCAAATTCAAAATAGCGAGAGATAATTTAGCATGGATGCAAAAAGTCCAAATCTTTTTTCGCATCTATGAACTAACAGATCAAAGCAactgtatattaaaaaaaaaaaatcgatcttgaagtaaaaaaagaataagaaaaaggaagggaTTTTTTATCGGATTTTGAAGAGATTAAATCTAAGGTTTTGAAATCGAGATTTGTTTCCTAccatttatttcaaaatcaaatctgGGATTGGTGTTTCATGAGTTTGTgtatgacttttgtttttttgtttttttgtttttttttttactaaatttgaGGTTATTACAGAAAGAATCTGAGAAATTCagtgtttaaatttatattggtataatatataaacaaatatatactTAGAATTAATGATAGGATTATGACTGACGAACatggaaataataattttgatatggtaACCTACAGACATGTGGGTGATGTTAACAAAAGTGTAAAACAATGACGTTTAAAGTCAAGGAAAGACATTTGTCGAAGGTTAGATAAAGTCATCAATGGCTTAATTGTATTtcttaatactttttaattaatccatgAGGGGGGGAAAAGAAGCAATTAGAGATGGTGCATATTTTGAgtgttttcattaattaataattaatttgtttttcttaaacccTTATGGTTATTAATTAACGAACAGTTCTAAACATTTGGTTTTGCGTCAAttatgtttgatatttttattatttttttaatatatggaaTTCTATGGAAACTAGTtccttgcaacttttttttttagaattagttacatgaaattgaattaatgaatattcattttttatagtgtatttgatattataataaaatttgtttttaaaaagttttttaaatatatcaaaataactttttaaaaaattattttttacttagtatattaaaattattaaaaaatatattaattttgtatttatcaaaCCAGATATAATTTTAGAACAAACCActcaaacacaatttaaaatacaatagcAAACAATTACCAAAAGTTTTTTTGAGCACTTtgagactattttttttattttttattaatattagtatcCGAGTTAGTTTATGTGCACCTCGATTAATTTCACAAgccttaaaattaacaattatataaatctttaatagttatcatattaacaaccacataaaaaaacaaatcacttaATCATGAGTTCTCACAATTGACACATATAAGTATTGATGCACAACATCCTCTGACATGTTGATTATTGCCGGTGAATTCCATCTAATATAAGAGGTTGGATGTGTTGGAATTTTAAGAGTTTAATTCATGTAATAAATAGGCTTcttatagataaataaataaataatgttatttgCCATAGATTACaaatataatagataaaaaCTAATCAATCAAAACCCTAGAATTGATGATCAAGTGATTTATCTTACAAGTATAATTCTAAATGCTTGAGATTAGAAGGGCAATTAGTGTTAAGATGATCACTGATGGTAATTATGCACCTACCATTAATGGATAGAACACCATCTTGGATAAATGATCTTTTCAAGCACAAACCAACGAGATTACATTTTTGTgtctaagaatattttttatttttaaaattatatatatatatatatatttatctactgatattaaaaattaaaaaatatatattttaatatattttagaaaataaccctaaaaacaatacaaaataaattctaaaatgaagacagagagagagaggaccccCTGAACACACACAGGTTCTGCAAATCTAGAGTTTGAAAGAAACTCTACAACTAATAATCGAACCTGTTGGCTGTTGTTATTGTTCATTGAACTTAATTATGTGATTTCttaattgctaatatttttttgttcaaactaCAGTCTCATGAAAACGTGTCTTGATATGATTGAAGGAAGTGTAAGTGGTAGACTGTATATTCAATGGATGCAATAAATTTGGATATTATTGTCGACAAGGAGGGGAAGAAGCATGCATATAATAGGGAGGAGATGTCAACTTAACTAACTAGAATAAAGCATGGGTATTAAAACCGGTTTGGTCTGACGGGTTAatttcaaacttgattttttagttggtttaattttcaaattaaatttaataattatgaaataaaaaacaataataaaatttaatctggTTTATGATATAAATCTCGAGTTAGCGGAGGTTGATTGAGCTAAATTTTCAAGTTAAACAGCACTGTTCAAAGtagaaataagaaataaaattaggtTTCTATTGATCAAGCCAATCCTGaaatgatttttcttgaacatTCAGTATAAATGATAGATATAATAGGACAACGGAGctattaattgaagaaaaatctcTCCTCGTGGGAACGAGAGAATTCAGTCTCAATGGACAAGAATCTCTCCCCGTTGGCTGTTTCTGCAATTTCCTCGCAATAAACAGATGTGTCTCCTTTGGATCATCCTGGCGACGAGGACGAATATTCTCCCCCACAGCTCTCTGATGTGAGTTGaaggatatttatttttgtgttttaaaaatattttttaaaaaatttaaatatttttttattaattttaaattaatatatttttaattttttaaattattttaatatactaatattaaaaataatttttaaaaaataaaaaaataacattaatataaaaaattatttgaaaagcaattacaACTACAACAAAACACACTAAAAGCCTGTTTGAgagtgcttttcaaaagtatttttaaaaaaatttaaaaattttttatttttttctttaaattaatatgtttttgatgttttcaaatcatattttgatacacggttctcaaaaataatttttaaaaaataaaaaaaatattattaatatatttttttaaatgaaaagcaacaacaacaacatttcCAAACAACTTCCATGCTAGCTCACATAAAAAGTTTCTGAAGctgttattgaataatttatgaatGCGACAG contains:
- the LOC118047300 gene encoding probable hexosyltransferase MUCI70 — its product is MTGGSLGIRSGSYGSLDKQLQLLQQNGNGGLSGAPFSMQTTGRSKPAKMFKEKESLFHWIVKFAGRKKVGMLFLCVISAAVFVWVLYVGKGEDAQEDGRPPNISVNASVSLSRIENKTSFLQGIISDISLPPPPPAYFLGYTLPPGHPCNSFTLPPPPADKKRTGPRPCPVCYLPVEEAIALMPKVPSFSPVIKNLTYIYEDLLSGERDFGGSDFGGYPTLKHRSDSYHIRESMSVHCGFVQGKRPGQNTGFDMDEIDLEAMDQCHGVVVASAIFGAFDDIQQPHNISEYSKNTVCFFMFVDEETEAYLKNNSGLDDSRKIGLWRIVVVHNLPYADGRRNGKVPKLLSHRMFPNARFSLWIDGKLELLVDPYQILERHLWRKNATFAISRHYRRFDVFMEAEANKAAGKYENASIDFQVEFYKKEGLTPYSEAKLPITSDVPEGCVVIREHVPISNLFTCLWFNEVDRFTSRDQISFSIVRDKIHEKTNWTVNMFLDCERRNFVVQKYHRDVLEQMARPPPVYPPPPPPPSLLQLQPPQPVLFNEPPIQTTPETSTVKVIGAPVRKAPSRRGRRSGSRRHRKVVAGAKDTDAS